Proteins co-encoded in one Burkholderia sp. WP9 genomic window:
- a CDS encoding IS5 family transposase translates to MKQQTLAMAADQGAGFEQYRRPTKRDVFLETMEQIVPWAQLCEVVEPYYPKGQGGRPPVGLERMLRMHFVQHWFNLADEACEEALLDSTALRRFVGIDLGRERVPDGTTLLKFRRLLERNKLGEQLFSKVGEVLQGHGLKVGTGTIVDATIIGAPSSTKNADKARDPEMHQTRKGQQWYFGMKLHIGVDSQTGLAHSAVVTAANVHDKHPLPALLHGDERRVYGDSAYASQKELIASKAPKAKDFTNQRVRNRSGEVDETRRSKNRNKSKIRARVEHVFAVVKRLWGFGKVRYRGLAKNATRAFTALALANIYMSRARLMAQVRP, encoded by the coding sequence ATGAAACAACAGACCCTTGCGATGGCGGCCGATCAAGGCGCCGGATTTGAACAGTACCGTCGGCCAACCAAACGCGATGTGTTCCTTGAGACGATGGAGCAGATCGTGCCGTGGGCGCAATTGTGCGAGGTTGTCGAGCCGTACTATCCGAAGGGTCAAGGCGGTCGCCCGCCAGTGGGTCTGGAGCGCATGCTGCGCATGCACTTTGTGCAGCACTGGTTCAACCTGGCGGATGAGGCGTGCGAGGAGGCGCTGCTGGACAGCACCGCATTGCGGCGATTCGTCGGGATTGACCTGGGGCGCGAGCGGGTTCCCGATGGCACGACGCTGTTGAAGTTTCGCCGGCTGCTGGAGCGCAACAAGCTCGGCGAGCAGTTGTTCTCCAAGGTCGGCGAAGTACTGCAAGGGCATGGGCTGAAGGTTGGCACCGGCACGATCGTGGATGCCACCATCATCGGTGCGCCCAGTTCCACGAAGAATGCGGACAAGGCACGAGACCCCGAAATGCATCAGACGAGGAAGGGCCAGCAGTGGTACTTCGGCATGAAGCTGCACATCGGTGTGGATAGCCAGACGGGACTGGCACACAGCGCGGTAGTGACGGCGGCAAACGTGCATGACAAGCATCCGCTGCCGGCGCTACTGCACGGCGACGAGCGGCGTGTGTACGGCGACAGCGCCTATGCGAGCCAGAAGGAACTCATCGCCAGCAAGGCGCCGAAAGCGAAGGACTTCACCAACCAGCGTGTGCGCAATCGCAGTGGTGAAGTCGATGAAACCAGGCGCTCGAAAAACCGCAACAAGTCGAAGATTCGTGCCCGGGTCGAACACGTCTTTGCGGTGGTCAAGCGGCTGTGGGGCTTCGGCAAGGTGCGCTATCGCGGCCTCGCGAAGAACGCCACGCGTGCCTTTACTGCACTCGCGCTGGCCAACATCTACATGAGCCGCGCGCGGCTGATGGCACAGGTGCGTCCATAA
- a CDS encoding recombinase family protein: MSTDRYQKVTADHLQRDAFLYVRQSSLRQVFENTESTKRQYALRDRAVALGWPIERVHVIDCDLGLSGASAQQRDGFQKLVSEVAIGHAGIVLGLEVSRLARNNADWHRLIELAALTRTLILDEDGVYDPAYFNDRLLLGLKGTMSEAELHVLKARLQGGIRNKARRGELEMPLPIGLVYHPNGSAVLDPDKQIHASLQLLFDTYRQTHSASMVVRRFRREGWVFPRRILRGIGKGEVHWGELNTSRVLQILHNPRYAGAFVYGRTRIARKADLTSTQLKVAQRDWEVLIRDAHAGYIDWDEFERNQVTLKQSSSSFSDGSRGAMPREGVGLLQGRVMCGVCGQRMRVRYQRVTSTLEPYYVCHAAVAHRAGKPCQSIRGCDVDLAISSLLLQTVAPAAIEVALAVEDEIAGRIEQANAMRNRQLERARYDAELARRRYMNVDPANRMVADALEADWNARLRQLDDLQQEHDRQRMADQRLLADEARARIRALAADFAVVWNDTRVEPVERKRMLGLLIEDVTLLKNEQIAIHVRFRGGQTTSLMVDKRKPIALIRKTLPEVVAKVDELLETCSDRQVAKHLNELGYKNWKGEAFTHKKVIVIRNAYKLKSRFTRLRERGMLTADELAAQLGVCATTIYQWGQSGFLRQHRYGNLHRCLFEPVGNVVLVKGQGGRYSSTAPTLNAVQSTTQGAI, encoded by the coding sequence ATGTCTACTGATCGATACCAGAAAGTCACGGCTGACCATCTGCAGCGCGACGCCTTTCTATACGTGCGGCAATCTTCGCTACGACAGGTATTCGAGAACACTGAAAGCACCAAGCGCCAGTACGCGCTGCGCGACCGTGCTGTCGCGCTAGGCTGGCCGATCGAGCGCGTTCATGTCATCGATTGCGACCTTGGTTTGTCAGGAGCCAGCGCGCAGCAGCGCGACGGCTTCCAGAAATTGGTGTCGGAGGTTGCTATCGGCCACGCTGGAATCGTACTCGGGCTGGAAGTATCCCGTCTCGCACGCAACAACGCAGACTGGCACCGTCTGATCGAGCTCGCAGCGCTGACCCGCACACTCATTCTCGACGAAGACGGTGTCTATGATCCGGCTTACTTCAATGACCGTCTTCTCCTTGGCCTGAAGGGCACCATGAGCGAAGCGGAGCTGCATGTACTTAAGGCGAGACTGCAGGGTGGCATCCGCAACAAGGCGAGGCGCGGTGAGCTCGAAATGCCGCTGCCCATCGGCTTGGTCTACCACCCCAATGGATCGGCTGTGCTGGACCCCGATAAGCAAATTCATGCGAGTCTGCAGTTGCTGTTCGATACCTATAGGCAGACGCATTCGGCCAGCATGGTGGTGCGCCGGTTTCGCCGCGAGGGTTGGGTCTTCCCCCGCAGAATCCTCCGCGGCATCGGTAAGGGTGAAGTGCATTGGGGTGAGCTGAACACGTCGCGTGTCCTGCAGATCCTGCACAACCCCAGATACGCCGGCGCATTCGTGTACGGCCGAACACGAATCGCGCGCAAGGCCGATTTGACAAGTACACAACTTAAGGTCGCCCAGCGTGATTGGGAGGTATTGATCCGCGACGCGCACGCGGGTTATATCGACTGGGACGAGTTTGAGCGCAATCAGGTGACGCTCAAGCAAAGCTCTAGCAGTTTCTCTGATGGCAGCCGGGGCGCTATGCCGCGCGAAGGTGTCGGGCTGTTGCAGGGACGCGTGATGTGCGGCGTATGCGGTCAACGCATGCGCGTCCGGTATCAGAGGGTGACCAGCACACTCGAGCCGTACTATGTGTGTCACGCCGCTGTTGCGCATCGTGCAGGCAAGCCGTGTCAGTCAATACGCGGGTGCGATGTGGACTTGGCGATCAGTTCACTGCTGCTACAGACTGTTGCGCCCGCGGCCATCGAAGTCGCTCTCGCCGTCGAGGACGAGATTGCTGGGCGCATTGAACAGGCGAACGCGATGCGCAACCGGCAGCTGGAGCGGGCGCGTTACGACGCCGAACTCGCCCGCCGACGTTATATGAATGTTGATCCTGCCAACCGCATGGTCGCTGACGCTTTGGAAGCCGACTGGAATGCCCGCCTTCGGCAACTGGACGATCTGCAACAGGAGCACGACCGCCAACGCATGGCCGACCAGCGTTTGCTTGCCGACGAAGCGCGTGCGCGCATTCGAGCACTGGCTGCTGACTTCGCCGTGGTCTGGAACGACACGCGTGTTGAACCCGTCGAACGCAAACGGATGCTCGGTCTGCTCATTGAGGACGTCACACTTTTAAAAAATGAGCAGATCGCGATCCATGTTCGCTTCCGTGGCGGTCAAACAACCTCACTGATGGTCGACAAACGCAAGCCCATCGCTTTGATTCGCAAGACGCTGCCAGAGGTTGTTGCGAAGGTCGACGAATTGCTCGAAACCTGTTCGGACCGGCAAGTCGCCAAGCACCTCAACGAGCTCGGCTACAAGAACTGGAAAGGTGAGGCCTTCACCCACAAGAAGGTCATCGTCATCCGCAACGCCTATAAACTTAAGAGCCGCTTTACGCGCCTACGAGAGCGCGGCATGCTCACCGCCGACGAGCTCGCCGCCCAACTCGGCGTGTGCGCGACCACCATCTACCAGTGGGGGCAAAGCGGATTCTTGCGCCAGCATCGTTACGGCAACCTGCATCGCTGTCTGTTCGAGCCCGTGGGCAATGTCGTCCTCGTCAAAGGGCAAGGTGGGCGCTACAGTTCGACTGCTCCGACGCTTAACGCTGTTCAATCAACCACACAAGGTGCAATATGA
- a CDS encoding helix-turn-helix domain-containing protein, whose amino-acid sequence MKKPDPKLERLNRLGVRNPHPERVRAPWFHSGDFFDANDLIQVKYEMLRHVHVDGASKAEAAALFGVSRPTFYQAEEAFARDGLPGLMPKQRGPKGAHKLSTNVMVFIEKRIEGVGPVHARALAGQLETELGISVHPRSIERAIARKKKP is encoded by the coding sequence TTGAAGAAACCCGATCCGAAGCTCGAACGCCTGAATCGTCTTGGCGTGCGCAATCCTCATCCAGAACGCGTTCGCGCGCCGTGGTTTCACTCCGGCGACTTCTTCGATGCGAACGATCTCATTCAGGTCAAATACGAGATGCTCCGCCACGTCCACGTCGATGGCGCATCCAAGGCCGAAGCCGCAGCGCTGTTTGGGGTGTCTCGCCCGACCTTCTATCAGGCGGAGGAGGCGTTCGCGCGCGATGGATTACCCGGGCTCATGCCGAAGCAGCGCGGACCGAAAGGCGCGCACAAGCTCAGCACCAATGTGATGGTCTTCATCGAGAAGCGCATCGAAGGCGTTGGACCAGTTCACGCTCGTGCATTGGCCGGGCAACTCGAAACCGAACTCGGCATCTCTGTTCATCCCCGCAGCATCGAACGCGCAATAGCGCGCAAAAAAAAACCGTAA
- a CDS encoding DUF5372 family protein codes for MTHPFHPQRGAHVDVVTRRQNWGEDRVMFYDANGRLASMLASWTNVDEPDAFAQAAAGRSWFRTDDLRRLRALIDDLMPGAANHVK; via the coding sequence ATCACTCATCCGTTCCATCCTCAGCGCGGGGCGCACGTCGACGTGGTTACGCGCCGACAGAACTGGGGTGAGGACCGTGTGATGTTTTACGACGCCAACGGCCGGCTGGCGTCGATGCTGGCGTCCTGGACCAATGTCGACGAGCCGGACGCTTTCGCCCAGGCGGCCGCGGGCCGCTCCTGGTTTCGTACTGACGATCTGCGCCGATTGCGCGCGTTGATCGACGATCTGATGCCGGGAGCTGCGAACCATGTCAAATAA
- the tnpB gene encoding IS66 family insertion sequence element accessory protein TnpB (TnpB, as the term is used for proteins encoded by IS66 family insertion elements, is considered an accessory protein, since TnpC, encoded by a neighboring gene, is a DDE family transposase.), producing MLIAADVRAYICREPVDMRKSIDGLSYLVEPLLAQNPVSGNLFVFVGRDRSKVKCLYWDRTGFALWYKRLERGRFPSPLALAQRGFTLAELNAWLEGIEIPAREPHRAVAVTRVS from the coding sequence GTGCTGATCGCAGCCGATGTTCGTGCGTATATCTGCCGTGAGCCGGTCGACATGCGCAAATCCATCGACGGCCTGTCGTATCTGGTCGAACCACTGCTTGCCCAGAACCCTGTCTCCGGCAATCTGTTCGTGTTCGTCGGGCGCGACCGCTCGAAAGTCAAATGCCTTTACTGGGATCGCACCGGCTTCGCGCTCTGGTACAAGCGCCTTGAACGGGGCCGCTTTCCATCACCGTTAGCGCTCGCGCAACGCGGCTTCACGCTCGCCGAACTCAACGCCTGGCTCGAAGGTATTGAGATCCCGGCACGCGAGCCACATCGCGCCGTCGCGGTGACGCGCGTGAGCTGA
- a CDS encoding IS66 family transposase, whose amino-acid sequence MPVEPDALQAFALEQNRLACVLWEQLEALQHQIAQANRARFGVSSERLAGQAELFDAATELPIPPEPAQVPVAGHTRKGRPALPKDLPRERVEYDLKDEQKAAFDSLERIGEERSETLHYEPSRLTVIEHIRFKYAAKKDGESTIVTASAQPSPLPKSNASASLLANILVNTYVDHLPLNRQEMRYARRGVHLPRATLCEWKLAAAELLEVLLPPLRAHQLQAPRMHVDDTTLPLLEKGRTATRTARLWGYLGAGQREENGVWVDHPPAVVFEFAESRSGSHPLRYLQKYKGYLQADAYSGHGALYETGDIVEVGCWAHCRRRFFEIAKAQSKPGLAAQALQWIASLYAIESRIRDQTPDLKYAARQIDALPVLAQFRQWLEGNVIGLPAQAPLAKAFGYALRHWPALVRYTESGILLPDNNALERQIRPIALGRANWTFAGSPRGARAAATMYSLLGTARLNAFEPYAWLKDTLQKLPSYPVNRVHELLPLAR is encoded by the coding sequence TTGCCGGTCGAGCCCGACGCGCTGCAAGCCTTCGCGCTCGAACAGAACCGGCTGGCATGCGTGCTGTGGGAGCAGCTGGAAGCGCTGCAGCACCAGATTGCCCAGGCGAACCGTGCGCGCTTCGGCGTCAGTTCCGAGCGGCTGGCGGGTCAGGCGGAACTGTTCGACGCCGCCACGGAGTTGCCCATTCCTCCTGAGCCGGCGCAGGTTCCGGTCGCGGGCCACACCCGCAAGGGCCGTCCGGCGCTGCCGAAGGACCTGCCGCGCGAGCGCGTTGAATACGATCTGAAGGACGAACAGAAAGCCGCATTCGATTCGCTCGAGCGTATCGGCGAGGAGCGCAGCGAGACGCTGCACTACGAGCCGTCGAGGCTCACCGTCATTGAACATATCCGCTTCAAGTACGCGGCGAAGAAGGATGGCGAGTCGACCATCGTGACCGCAAGTGCCCAGCCTTCGCCGCTGCCGAAGAGCAATGCGAGCGCGAGCCTGCTGGCTAACATCCTGGTCAACACCTACGTCGATCACCTGCCTTTGAACCGGCAGGAGATGCGCTATGCACGACGTGGTGTGCACCTGCCCCGGGCAACGCTGTGCGAATGGAAGCTGGCGGCAGCCGAACTGCTCGAAGTGCTGCTGCCACCGCTACGGGCTCACCAGTTGCAGGCACCCCGCATGCACGTCGACGACACGACGCTGCCATTACTCGAGAAGGGTCGCACGGCGACGCGCACAGCACGATTATGGGGATACCTGGGCGCGGGCCAGCGCGAGGAGAACGGCGTCTGGGTTGACCACCCGCCAGCGGTCGTGTTCGAGTTCGCCGAATCGCGCTCCGGTTCGCATCCGCTGCGGTACCTGCAGAAGTACAAAGGTTATCTGCAGGCGGACGCGTACAGTGGACATGGCGCACTCTACGAAACCGGAGACATCGTCGAGGTCGGATGTTGGGCGCATTGCCGTCGACGCTTCTTCGAAATCGCGAAGGCGCAGAGCAAACCGGGACTTGCGGCGCAGGCGCTGCAGTGGATTGCCAGCCTGTATGCGATCGAGTCGCGGATCCGGGACCAAACACCTGATCTCAAATATGCGGCGCGGCAAATCGATGCGCTGCCGGTGCTCGCCCAGTTCCGGCAATGGCTGGAAGGCAACGTTATCGGTTTGCCAGCTCAGGCGCCGCTCGCGAAAGCCTTCGGCTATGCGTTACGCCATTGGCCGGCGCTCGTTCGTTACACCGAGAGCGGTATCCTGCTGCCTGATAACAATGCTCTCGAGCGTCAAATTCGCCCTATCGCCCTGGGGAGAGCCAATTGGACATTCGCGGGCTCGCCGCGTGGCGCCAGGGCCGCCGCCACGATGTACTCGCTACTCGGCACGGCTCGGCTGAACGCCTTCGAGCCCTATGCATGGCTCAAGGACACACTTCAGAAGTTGCCGTCGTATCCTGTCAACCGCGTGCACGAACTGTTGCCGCTCGCCCGTTAA
- the istB gene encoding IS21-like element helper ATPase IstB, with protein MLNHPTIDKLHALRLNGMAAALAQQQNNPDIEALGFEERLGLLVEREASERESRQTSSRLRRAKLKFPDAVAEDIDYRTPRGLDRALMGRLLTGEWIREKHNTLIIGATGLGKTWLGCALANQACRLGYTVAYLKMPRLTEELAIAHGSGRYARALAQWAKTDVLLMDDFAMAPMPDSARRDLLEILDDRHGRRSTIATSQIPVENWHGALGDPTLADAILDRLVHNTYRINMKGESMRKQKISLTENLQAE; from the coding sequence ATGCTCAACCATCCAACGATCGACAAGCTTCACGCGCTGAGGCTGAACGGCATGGCAGCCGCCTTGGCGCAACAGCAGAATAACCCCGATATCGAAGCGCTGGGTTTCGAAGAGCGCTTGGGCTTGCTTGTGGAGCGCGAAGCAAGCGAGCGCGAATCTAGGCAAACCTCATCGCGCCTTCGGCGTGCCAAGCTGAAGTTCCCCGATGCCGTGGCCGAAGACATCGACTACCGCACCCCGCGCGGGCTCGATCGCGCACTCATGGGCCGCTTGCTGACCGGCGAATGGATTCGGGAGAAGCACAACACGCTGATTATCGGCGCGACCGGCCTCGGTAAGACCTGGCTCGGATGCGCGCTTGCCAATCAGGCATGCCGCTTAGGCTACACGGTGGCCTATCTCAAGATGCCGCGACTCACAGAGGAACTCGCTATTGCGCACGGCAGCGGCCGATACGCGCGAGCGCTCGCGCAGTGGGCCAAAACGGACGTACTGTTGATGGATGACTTCGCGATGGCACCAATGCCTGACAGCGCCCGGCGCGACCTGCTCGAAATACTTGATGACCGCCACGGTCGCCGTTCAACCATCGCGACGAGTCAAATTCCTGTCGAAAACTGGCATGGCGCGCTTGGTGATCCGACACTTGCCGACGCCATTCTCGACCGGCTTGTTCACAACACGTATCGGATCAACATGAAGGGCGAATCGATGCGAAAACAAAAAATTAGTTTGACCGAAAACCTGCAGGCAGAGTAA
- a CDS encoding DUF4148 domain-containing protein, with product MRSLIHAVSAVALVATPVVSFAQSNAPITHPQVWAELVELEQAGYWPSTGEDPNYPQDLQAALARVAAKQAATRAPDLQ from the coding sequence ATGAGGTCGTTAATCCATGCAGTCTCTGCCGTGGCGCTCGTCGCCACCCCGGTTGTGTCGTTCGCCCAGTCGAACGCCCCCATCACCCATCCGCAAGTGTGGGCCGAACTGGTCGAGCTCGAACAGGCTGGCTATTGGCCATCCACAGGTGAGGATCCGAATTATCCGCAAGACCTCCAGGCGGCGCTAGCGCGAGTGGCTGCAAAACAGGCAGCGACGCGGGCGCCTGATCTGCAGTAG
- a CDS encoding tyrosine-type recombinase/integrase codes for MGDSGLRNAEAALARREQLRYVPADGEVPANWELEVTGKGRKQRIVPVSGACVEALAAHWRDRELDLAAPPPSAPLVAPLVIPATRAAQRRHAGAQGDRSREREQDQQGGVGYSGNGLRELVNWAVRQIRAELDLTEDERRQLAGTTPHAFRHTFGTQAAVDVPLDVVQQVLGHASLQTTTIYVQAERKRVRRELAGYYQRMTGVDPSPSE; via the coding sequence ATGGGCGACTCGGGTCTGCGCAACGCCGAGGCGGCGCTCGCCCGCCGCGAGCAGCTGCGCTACGTGCCGGCCGATGGCGAGGTGCCGGCGAACTGGGAACTGGAGGTGACCGGCAAGGGCCGCAAACAGCGCATCGTGCCGGTCAGCGGCGCGTGCGTCGAGGCGCTGGCCGCGCACTGGCGGGATCGCGAACTGGATCTCGCTGCGCCGCCGCCGTCGGCGCCGCTGGTCGCGCCGCTGGTGATCCCGGCGACGCGGGCGGCGCAGCGCCGGCACGCCGGTGCGCAGGGTGACCGAAGTCGGGAGCGAGAGCAGGATCAGCAGGGTGGGGTGGGCTATTCGGGCAACGGGCTGCGCGAGCTGGTCAACTGGGCGGTGCGGCAGATCCGCGCCGAGCTGGATCTCACCGAGGACGAGCGCCGGCAACTGGCCGGCACCACCCCGCACGCGTTCCGGCATACGTTTGGCACCCAGGCGGCCGTCGACGTGCCGCTTGACGTCGTGCAGCAGGTGCTCGGTCATGCGTCACTGCAGACCACCACAATTTATGTGCAGGCGGAAAGGAAGCGCGTGCGGCGCGAACTCGCCGGCTACTACCAGCGGATGACCGGCGTCGACCCATCGCCGTCGGAATAA
- a CDS encoding Rmf/CrpP family protein: protein MLIGEDMPTNEGADMITIDLTAWQEGFNAARRGKSLDACPYENGSTEVWAWSSGFVEGLSKPLRIVSDHPPEGDDSASTDLAS, encoded by the coding sequence ATGCTGATCGGCGAGGACATGCCGACGAACGAAGGCGCCGACATGATTACGATTGATTTAACAGCCTGGCAAGAAGGCTTTAACGCTGCTCGTCGTGGTAAGTCTTTGGATGCCTGCCCGTATGAAAACGGGAGTACTGAGGTATGGGCATGGAGTTCTGGATTTGTCGAAGGCTTGTCCAAGCCCCTGCGTATCGTCAGCGATCACCCGCCAGAAGGCGACGACAGCGCATCAACCGACCTCGCCTCATAA
- a CDS encoding DUF4148 domain-containing protein, with protein sequence MKSLIQAVVVAAALAAPVAVFAQSNAPLTRAQVRAELVQLEKAGYNPAHGEDPYYPADIQAAEARVAAQNGATSGYGGVVSGSSASGTPAARPASNDSMKSLYSGH encoded by the coding sequence ATGAAGTCCCTTATTCAAGCCGTTGTCGTTGCCGCTGCCCTTGCTGCTCCGGTTGCCGTGTTCGCCCAATCGAATGCACCTTTGACCCGTGCGCAGGTGCGTGCTGAACTGGTTCAGCTCGAAAAGGCTGGCTATAACCCGGCTCACGGGGAAGACCCGTATTACCCCGCCGACATCCAGGCGGCTGAAGCCAGGGTGGCTGCGCAGAACGGCGCAACGAGCGGTTACGGCGGTGTGGTGAGCGGTTCGTCGGCATCGGGCACACCTGCAGCTCGGCCTGCGTCCAATGACAGCATGAAGTCGCTCTATTCCGGTCATTAA
- a CDS encoding zincin-like metallopeptidase domain-containing protein, whose amino-acid sequence MKIQARTQPDVYTRVTDKIIADLEQGVGPWVKPWRGGNASGRITLPVRHNGIPYQGINILLLWGEALGKGYQSSRWMTFRQALELGGNVRKGEHGSLVVYANKITRTGTDDKGDEIERAIPFMKAYTVFNVEQLENLPAQYMPTQEPVEDEPMQLIERAEAFFARTGAAIRHGGNRAYYAPALNVVQMPIPEAFNTAESYAATKAHELIHWTSHQTRLDRQLGQRFGDEAYAAEELIAEMGAAFVCAQLGITPEVREDHASYLDHWLKVLKADRKAIFTAASQAQRACDYLFSLQADEEQQVAA is encoded by the coding sequence ATGAAAATCCAAGCCAGGACCCAGCCCGACGTCTACACCCGCGTCACGGACAAAATCATTGCCGACCTGGAGCAAGGCGTAGGGCCCTGGGTGAAGCCGTGGAGAGGCGGCAATGCAAGCGGCCGCATCACCCTCCCCGTGCGTCACAACGGCATCCCGTATCAAGGCATCAACATTCTTTTGCTCTGGGGCGAAGCGCTGGGGAAGGGCTATCAATCCAGTCGCTGGATGACGTTCAGGCAGGCTTTGGAGCTCGGCGGCAATGTCCGGAAGGGCGAGCACGGTTCCCTCGTCGTCTATGCCAACAAAATCACCAGGACCGGGACCGACGACAAAGGCGACGAGATCGAGCGCGCAATCCCTTTCATGAAGGCTTACACCGTGTTCAACGTCGAGCAGCTCGAGAACCTGCCTGCGCAATACATGCCCACACAGGAGCCCGTCGAAGACGAGCCGATGCAACTGATCGAACGCGCGGAAGCCTTCTTCGCCAGGACCGGCGCCGCCATCCGCCACGGCGGGAACCGGGCTTATTACGCGCCCGCGCTGAATGTAGTGCAAATGCCGATCCCCGAAGCCTTCAACACGGCCGAGAGCTACGCGGCGACCAAGGCCCATGAGCTGATCCACTGGACCAGCCACCAGACCCGCCTCGACCGGCAGCTTGGACAGCGTTTCGGCGACGAGGCGTATGCAGCCGAAGAACTGATAGCCGAGATGGGAGCCGCTTTCGTATGCGCTCAGCTTGGCATCACTCCGGAGGTCCGCGAGGATCACGCTTCTTATCTGGACCACTGGCTCAAGGTGCTCAAGGCCGACAGGAAAGCTATTTTCACGGCCGCGAGCCAGGCGCAACGCGCCTGCGATTACCTCTTCTCCCTGCAGGCTGACGAAGAGCAGCAGGTGGCAGCATGA
- a CDS encoding type II toxin-antitoxin system RelE/ParE family toxin, with protein sequence MRIEWQPAALINLADILDAITEESPQGAANLSADIQSKAVRLETNPKLYRAGRVRGTRECVITENYLLIYRITGDVVQILRVLHARQQWPTSE encoded by the coding sequence ATGAGAATCGAGTGGCAGCCTGCAGCGCTGATCAATCTGGCCGATATTCTCGACGCGATCACCGAAGAAAGCCCACAGGGCGCGGCGAACCTGTCAGCCGACATCCAGAGCAAGGCCGTACGACTCGAAACGAATCCGAAGCTGTACCGCGCAGGTCGCGTGCGCGGCACGCGTGAGTGCGTCATCACCGAAAACTATCTGTTGATTTACCGCATCACGGGCGACGTGGTGCAGATCCTGCGCGTGCTACATGCGCGGCAGCAGTGGCCAACATCGGAATAG
- a CDS encoding SEC-C metal-binding domain-containing protein, giving the protein MEARYFQLLAQLADFGEDLCRSRIAPDTWHEYLQSGFDQSHLPDLIRILDDDTLHESEFTGIAMAPIHAWRILAELKAVEAIPALISLIHRIDDDWIGEEFPDVFSKIGPSSLEAVELYARDSRNGEFARICTFRLIARMGCDHPEQRTRCVEILTDLLRAHGTNDPDINGFLVWALSDLGALESFAVVREAYEKNHVALSILGDLRDAEDYFMIVSKDYEDIKIVREARLNRLRTLSEAHPFEPTPIIGKSRPIVAGHKVGRNDLCLCGSGKKDKECHGVTATLHQGHST; this is encoded by the coding sequence ATGGAAGCCCGGTATTTTCAACTACTCGCTCAGCTTGCCGATTTTGGTGAGGACCTGTGCCGCTCGCGCATCGCTCCTGACACCTGGCACGAATATTTGCAATCGGGCTTCGACCAGTCTCACTTGCCGGATTTGATACGAATCCTGGACGACGATACGCTGCACGAATCGGAATTTACTGGCATCGCGATGGCCCCGATCCATGCGTGGCGCATTCTCGCCGAGCTGAAAGCTGTTGAGGCGATTCCAGCCTTGATCTCCCTGATACATCGGATAGACGATGACTGGATTGGCGAGGAATTCCCCGATGTTTTCAGCAAGATCGGCCCATCGTCGCTCGAAGCAGTCGAGCTATATGCACGGGATTCCCGAAACGGGGAGTTCGCCAGAATCTGTACGTTTCGCCTGATTGCCAGGATGGGATGTGACCACCCGGAACAAAGAACGCGATGCGTCGAGATTCTGACCGATCTGCTACGCGCCCATGGGACAAACGATCCGGATATCAATGGCTTCCTCGTTTGGGCATTATCCGATCTTGGGGCTCTCGAATCTTTTGCAGTGGTCCGCGAAGCCTACGAAAAGAATCATGTGGCATTGAGTATTCTGGGCGACCTACGTGACGCCGAAGACTATTTCATGATCGTCTCTAAAGACTATGAAGACATCAAAATCGTTAGAGAGGCAAGACTCAATCGCCTCCGCACGTTGTCAGAAGCTCACCCATTCGAGCCGACCCCGATAATCGGGAAATCGCGGCCCATCGTCGCCGGTCACAAGGTCGGGAGAAACGATCTCTGCCTATGTGGAAGCGGGAAAAAGGACAAGGAGTGCCACGGGGTTACTGCGACGTTGCACCAAGGACACTCAACATGA